In a genomic window of Anas acuta chromosome 9, bAnaAcu1.1, whole genome shotgun sequence:
- the LOC137861021 gene encoding receptor-transporting protein 3-like yields MRTWQKIFAQKIADMDVEEPWIIQEDGSLQVHNPEHGRREYLQKHAAGRFQCSQCLHKWSSAKVHILFHMRRGKVRMRIFRQSCRRCPSAPLEEPSFSQENMERILHNLVLQILKDFYNVPVQPSELLEVVVDTVPAGPHDSSRCEGCRLGFCTKPLVAPKTPTWKPRRHLGTATSPPLQLVSGGFRKQCCFVLLSVFILAVILFIVLFFTLK; encoded by the exons ATGAGGACATGGCAGAAGATTTTTGCACAGAAGATTGCGGACATGGACGTGGAGGAGCCGTGGATAATTCAGGAGGATGGCAGCCTGCAGGTGCACAACCCCGAGCACGGCCGGAGGGAGTATTTGCAGAAGCATGCAGCCGGGAG GttccagtgctcccagtgcttaCACAAGTGGTCCTCAGCCAAGGTGCACATCCTCTTCCACATGCGCCGGGGCAAGGTGAGGATGCGAATCTTCCGGCAGAGCTGCCGGCGCTGCCCCAGCGCCCCGCTGGAGGAGCCCAGTTTCAGCCAGGAGAACATGGAGAGGATCCTGCACAACCTGGTGCTTCAGATCCTCAAGGACTTCTACAACGTGCCCGTGCAGCCCTCTGAACTCCTGGAAGTGGTGGTGGACACCGTGCCGGCGGGGCCACACGACAGCAGCCGCTGCGAGGGCTGCCGGCTTGGGTTTTGCACCAAGCCACTGGTGGCCCCAAAGACACCAACCTGGAAGCCCAGGAGGCATCTGGGCACGGCCACGAGCCCTCCACTCCAGCTCGTCAGCGGCGGCTTTCGCAAGCAATGTTGCTTTGTGCTcctctctgtatttattttggctgTGATCCTCTTCATCGTGCTTTTTTTCACCCTGAAGTag